A genomic window from Synechococcus sp. WH 8016 includes:
- a CDS encoding DUF3593 domain-containing protein has protein sequence MTSNFDPAPLFALSLLPYLVFLFHLGRSQQLPKLTVLGFQLTLLFVAVTIAAAVFALVRYDSELVAVDWLHGGAEAFLTLSNACIVAGLLRTKSKQPVNNSYEEEILGR, from the coding sequence ATGACATCGAACTTTGATCCAGCCCCCCTGTTTGCCCTGTCCCTGCTTCCTTATTTGGTGTTTCTTTTTCACCTTGGGCGCAGCCAGCAACTCCCAAAATTGACCGTTCTTGGTTTTCAGCTCACCCTGTTGTTCGTTGCAGTCACGATTGCGGCGGCGGTGTTTGCGCTTGTTCGTTACGACTCTGAATTGGTCGCTGTGGATTGGCTTCATGGTGGTGCGGAAGCCTTCCTTACGTTGAGTAATGCCTGCATTGTTGCCGGTTTGCTTCGCACAAAATCGAAACAGCCAGTGAATAACTCTTACGAGGAGGAGATCTTGGGGCGATGA
- the psaK gene encoding photosystem I reaction center subunit PsaK has protein sequence MFTPLLAIAPATVSWSPKVALVMVVCNVIAIGIGKATIKHQNVGLKLPGANFFGGMSHGSMLATTSLGHIIGIGAIQGLAARGVL, from the coding sequence ATGTTCACTCCTCTTCTGGCTATTGCTCCCGCCACTGTTTCCTGGTCACCCAAGGTTGCCCTTGTGATGGTGGTCTGCAATGTCATCGCCATCGGGATTGGCAAAGCCACGATTAAGCATCAAAACGTGGGTCTCAAACTGCCCGGCGCCAATTTCTTTGGGGGTATGAGTCACGGCAGCATGCTGGCCACCACAAGCCTGGGGCACATCATTGGCATCGGCGCCATCCAAGGACTCGCCGCTCGAGGCGTTCTTTAA
- the dxs gene encoding 1-deoxy-D-xylulose-5-phosphate synthase: MQLSELTHPNQLHGLSEAQLEDVAKQIRERHLEVVSNSGGHLGPGLGVVELTLALYQTLDLDQDKVVWDVGHQAYPHKLITGRYGNFDSLRQQGGVAGYLKRTESRFDHFGAGHASTSISAALGMAMARDRQGLDYKCVAVIGDGALTGGMALEAINHAGHLPSTPLLVVLNDNDMSISPPVGALSTYLNRMRLSPPLQFLSGSVEESVRHLPFMGGEIPPELNRLKESMRRLAVPKVGAVFEELGFTYMGPIDGHDIGEMTRTFQAAHRVGGPVMVHVVTKKGKGYPYAEADQVGYHAQSAFNLSTGKARPSKTPKPPSYSKVFGQTLVKLCEQNPRVVGITAAMATGTGLDILQKALPEQYIDVGIAEQHAVTLSAGMACDGLRPVVAIYSTFLQRAFDQLIHDVGIQKLPVTFVLDRAGIVGADGPTHQGQYDISYMRAIPNFTVMAPKDEAELQRMLVTCLNHDGPTALRIPRGPGEGVPLMEEGWEALPIGCGEVVREGHDVLVVAYGAMVPKAVATAKCLSAVGVEAAVINARYLRPLDEALIHPMAEKIGKIVTMEEAALPGGFGSAVLESLQEKGLAIPMLRIGIPDQLVDHATPQQSFEALGLTPDQMAVRIKQHFQLQTTGSLKLEEKKPAEMTSAG; this comes from the coding sequence ATGCAACTGAGCGAATTGACCCATCCCAATCAGCTGCACGGGCTGTCTGAAGCGCAGCTTGAGGATGTGGCCAAACAGATTCGTGAACGCCATCTAGAGGTGGTGTCCAACAGTGGTGGGCATCTTGGGCCTGGATTAGGCGTTGTTGAATTAACCCTGGCGCTGTACCAAACGCTTGACCTTGACCAAGACAAGGTGGTGTGGGATGTGGGGCATCAGGCCTATCCGCACAAATTGATTACAGGTCGATATGGAAACTTCGACTCCCTGCGTCAACAGGGAGGAGTGGCCGGTTATCTGAAGAGAACGGAAAGTCGTTTTGATCATTTCGGTGCTGGGCACGCGAGCACATCCATTTCGGCAGCCCTCGGAATGGCCATGGCCCGTGATCGGCAAGGTCTTGATTACAAATGCGTTGCGGTGATTGGCGATGGGGCCCTCACCGGTGGCATGGCCCTAGAGGCGATTAACCATGCCGGTCATCTGCCATCCACTCCACTTCTCGTTGTTCTGAATGACAACGACATGTCGATCTCTCCACCTGTTGGTGCGCTATCGACCTATCTGAACCGGATGCGCTTAAGCCCGCCTCTTCAATTCTTGTCTGGAAGCGTCGAAGAGAGCGTGCGCCATCTCCCCTTCATGGGCGGAGAAATTCCACCGGAACTCAATCGTCTCAAAGAGAGCATGCGCCGACTGGCGGTTCCCAAAGTTGGTGCTGTGTTTGAGGAACTTGGTTTCACATACATGGGTCCGATCGATGGTCACGACATTGGCGAAATGACGCGAACCTTCCAGGCCGCTCATCGCGTCGGCGGTCCGGTGATGGTTCATGTTGTTACAAAAAAAGGCAAGGGCTACCCCTACGCAGAAGCCGATCAAGTTGGTTACCACGCCCAGTCAGCCTTCAACCTCAGTACAGGCAAAGCAAGGCCGAGCAAAACCCCCAAACCACCGAGTTACAGCAAGGTGTTTGGACAAACGCTTGTCAAACTCTGCGAACAGAACCCAAGGGTGGTTGGGATCACAGCTGCCATGGCAACGGGAACGGGTTTAGACATCCTTCAAAAAGCGCTACCCGAGCAATACATCGACGTCGGCATTGCTGAGCAGCATGCCGTGACCCTGTCGGCTGGCATGGCTTGCGACGGACTCAGGCCTGTTGTGGCGATTTACAGCACGTTTTTACAGAGAGCCTTTGACCAGCTCATTCACGATGTGGGGATTCAAAAACTGCCGGTGACCTTTGTTTTGGATAGGGCAGGCATTGTTGGGGCAGATGGTCCGACCCACCAAGGGCAGTACGACATCAGCTACATGCGTGCAATCCCTAACTTCACCGTGATGGCACCCAAGGATGAAGCTGAGCTTCAGAGGATGTTGGTGACGTGTCTCAACCATGACGGCCCCACGGCTCTGAGAATTCCTCGCGGTCCCGGTGAAGGGGTACCCCTCATGGAAGAAGGCTGGGAAGCCCTTCCCATTGGTTGTGGTGAGGTCGTACGTGAAGGCCATGATGTTTTGGTGGTGGCCTATGGAGCCATGGTTCCGAAGGCAGTAGCCACCGCGAAATGCTTGTCCGCTGTAGGTGTTGAGGCTGCGGTCATCAACGCGCGTTATCTACGCCCGCTGGATGAAGCCCTCATTCATCCCATGGCCGAGAAGATTGGCAAAATCGTCACGATGGAAGAGGCTGCATTACCGGGCGGCTTTGGCTCAGCCGTTCTTGAATCTCTCCAGGAGAAGGGGTTAGCCATTCCCATGCTCCGCATTGGCATTCCTGACCAACTGGTGGATCATGCAACTCCCCAGCAGAGTTTCGAAGCCTTGGGTTTGACACCGGATCAAATGGCCGTCCGGATAAAACAGCATTTCCAGCTGCAAACAACGGGCTCGCTCAAGCTCGAAGAAAAAAAGCCAGCTGAAATGACGTCAGCTGGCTGA